GAAGGCTGCGATTCATCACATCGGCGGTCCCCGCCACACCGTCCAGCCACTTGTCGACGGTGTCGATGTTGTTGGACAGGTCCGAAAGGTCGGTTGCGACGCGACTCACCAGGGTGTGCCACTCTCCGGCTTTTGACGGGGTCACGTTGTTGATGCCGATGATGGTGTTCTGGGCCCGCTGAATGGATCCGCTGCCGACGAAGTTCGCCAGATTGGCGATGGTGTCCTCGAGCTGGGCCGGAGATGTTGTTTGCGCCAACGGTATTCTCTTGGCGATGCCCATGGTGGGGGCCGGAGCATCACCCGAGCGTGGGCGTTCGAGCGCGACGTACGTGTCGCCCAGCACCGTCGATTGTTGTAGCGTCGCGCGGGCGTTCGACGGCACGCTCACCCCGGCGTCGATCCGCGACGTAACGTCGACATGGTCGCTCTTCAGCTCGACACGCGTGACGACACCGACGGTGGTGCCGTCCTCCACCACTTTCGCCCGCTCGGGCAAATTCAGGACGTTCGCGAATTCTATGACGAGGTCGTAGCCGTCGCCGTGGCTGCCGCCCGGTTGCGGTAGCGAATTGACCGTGATCGCGGCGCACGACGAGACCAGCGTGGCTGCGACCGCGGCGACGGCCAGGGGCCATATCCTGCGACTCATGGGTGGCTCGCTTGCTGGAGCACATACTGGAGCAGCGCGACGTCGACGGCGTACGGTTGACCGTTGACGTCGGCGCAACTGCCCGGCATCTTCGCGTTCATCGCGCCGCACAGCGCCAGCCCGTCGTGTGTGCGAACCCGGAACAACGGGGGCCGGTAGGCGATGTTGAAGGTGCCGAACTGCTTTGCATTGAAATGGTTGGCCGCCGTATTGATCCACCCCGGAACGGCGTCGAACAGACTGGCGAGAGCGTTCGCGTGTGGGCTCAGTTTTCTGACTAGGAGGCTCACCGTGTCCAGCGTCAGCTGCGTCTCGTCGCCCAGCCTGGTTTCCAGAACGCCCACCGACTCGAGCAGCGGGCCGAGGGTTCCTATTCCGACCGGGCCGGCGAGTCGCGCAGTCCCGTCGAGCGCCGTCGCGAGGTCGCCGGTGGTGGTCCGCGCATCGAGCAGGATTTCCTTCATCGGCCCCCTCATCTCGTTCAGCGCCGTGGTGAGCTGAGCGACGTTCCGGACGATCGAGCCGATATCGCTGATCGCTTGGTCGGGGCTGTCGAGCAGTGCGGACGACACCGTCAACAGGTGGTTCGCTGCCGCACCGTTGTTGTGCGCCAACCGCTGCAGCCCGCGGACGGTGTCGGCGACATTCGTTGACCCGTCGGAGTTGATGTCGTTGAGAAATTTGTCAGCCGATCCGATGACTTCGGACAGCGTCTTCGGCGAAAGAGACCGATCCGGGGAGATACAGGTCGCCGACTCCAGCTTTGGGCCGCCCGCGTAGTTGCCCACCAGTTCCAGCGAACGATCGGACAGGATCGACGGCGATCGGATGATCGCTTTGACATCGTCGGGAAGCGGCCGCTGCTCGGTGATCGTGAAGTCAACTCGAACGTGGGTGGGCCCAGGCTTGATGGATGTGACTTTCCCTATGGGGTAACCCATCTGGGTGACCGGGTTGCCGACATACAGACCGATCGTGTCCGGCATCAATGCGCAGAAGGCGGCGTCATGCCGGTCTCCGAATCCGCACGAGGTATTCGCACCCATGATTGCGGCGGCCATGAGGGCCGCGGCTCCGGTGCGGAGCACTCGGCGAAACATGCTCGCGGTCACGGTCATCAGCAGGGACTTCCCGGCATCGGGATGCACAGGTCGGTGGCGAGCAGCTCTGGGCGCGCGTTTTGGGCGTCCAGGACACGCTCGATCTTGTCCCTGATACGCCGCAATCGGGGCACGATCCTGCTGTTGTTATCCGCCCACCTCCTGACGCGGTCCTGCCACTCGCGGACCTTCTGGATGAACTCCTCGCGATGGTTCACCCAGAACTTGGCGTAGGGGACGAGAAATGCGTCAGCGATGTCACCCATCCCCTTCAGCGCACCGCCAAATCCCTTGCCGTACAAGACGAGTGTCTGCTCCAGAACCGAGATCTTGGAGACAAGCTCCTTGAGCTTGTCTCGATAGTTACTCAACGATTCGATGTACTCGTCCGATAGATTCAGAATCTGGGAGATCTGGCCGCGCTGTTTGTCTATGGTGGCGGTCAGCGCGTTCCCGGCATTGATGACCGCGGTCAGGGCGTCCACGTTCGTCCCGGTGAGGCCTGCCTGCATTTCGTCCAGCGATTCCCGAATCGGCTTTGGGTTGACATGGTCGGTGACCTTCGTCGCGTCGGCGAGGGTGCGCATCAGGTTGTACGGCATCGTCACCCGTTCCAGCGGAATAGGCTTCTGCCCCAAGGGTTTGTCGCCGAGTGACACCAGATTGACGTAATAGCCGCCGACGACTGTGAGCATGCGAACCTGAACTTGCGACTGGTCGCCGACGAAGGCGTCCTGATCCAGGCTCGCACGGACCTTCACCCGACTCGGCTCGATCGACAGGTCCTTGACCTTGCCGACGGTTATTCCCGCGATCCGAACGTCGTCGCCCCGGCGGACCGATGACGCGTCATCGGTGTAGAAGACGACCGTTTTCTGCCCGGGGGGGCTGATATAGACGGCGGCCGCGGTGATCGCGAGGACCGTCAGGATGGCCAGCGCACCCACACCCCACAACTTCGGGCTCCTGAGGAGTTTCACTGGTTGCACAGGATCACCCGTTGCCCGTTGAGCAGCACGTCCATCGTCTGCGGCAGTTGCGCGCGGCCCCTTGAACACGGCAGCGGGGTGCCCGGCTGCCCCGGTGGCTCGACGTTGTCCCACATGACCGGTACGCGCTTGAAAGCGTCGGTGTAATCGTCGAACACGGTGATCGCGCGGTCGAGCCCGTCGTCGATGTCCGCAACTCCCGGTTTGAAGCCGGCGTTTTCGAGGAGCCGCACCGCAGCCGAGGTGAACACCGGCCCGTACAGCTCGGACTTGCGGAACTCATCCAGCACGGAAAGCGCGGCATCCACGGGCCGGTTCAGCCAGTCCAGCACCTGGACGAAATCCTTTGAATGCCCACCGAATGTGTCGGCAATCGCGCTGAGGTTGCGCATCAACGTCGCAACGACCTGCTGCCGGTCGGACACGAACTCGGTCAGCTTCCGGATGCCATCCAACATCTGCCCGAGGCCACCGCCGTCGCCCTGCAGGAAGGATGCGGCGTTCGCCGTGAACGTGTTGATGTCGTCGGGGCTCAGCGTCGCAAGGACCGGCTGCAGCCCGTTGAACAGGGCGGTGATGTCGAACGACGGCTGCGTCATGCTCAGCGGTATGTCACTCACGGTTGTGGCCGAAGGCTGCTCCGACGGGTTGGCCACGTCGATGTATCGCAATCCGGTGAGCGCCTGGTATTTGATCGCCAGTCGGGTCGCCGGCACCACCGCGTAGCGTCTGTCGAGGTTGAGGTCGACCTCGGCTATGCTCTGGCCCGCTTTGCGCTCGAGCCGCATCGCCTTGACCTTTCCCACCCGCACCCCTCTTACACGCACGTCGGCATCGATGTGCAGCCCCGATACGTCGGCGAATTCAGCGGTATACGAACGTGTTTGGCCGGAGACCGGCTGGCGCAGCACGTTCATGATCAGGATGAACACCACCGCGGCAAGCACGCTGCTCAACACGAATCGCCACAGGGCGGCCCTCGGTTTGATCATGGCCCCCCCATCGCGGCAACCGGACCCTGCACACCGGGAATCTGATCGAGCACGATGTGTACTTGCAGCGCGCGCTGTTCGGGTGATCCGCCGTAGAGCTTCTCGAAACGGGTTCGCAGTTGCACTAACGTGTCCGCGATACCCGCGGGCGTTATCAGGCCCGGCACCGTATCGGTAAGTGTCTGAACCAGGTTGACCGCGGGAAGCAGGTCGCGGGTATGCGATGACAGCAGCTTTCCGAGCGCGCCAAAAAACGAGTTGGCCATCACATCCAGCGTCACCACGACTCGCTGTTTCCAGTACTGTGCGGTCACCGGCTCGCCAGGGACGGTAACCATGTCCTGTCCGGGCAGGGCGTCCTTTCCGGACACGTTGGACGTCACGAACCCGGAACCCTGGTTGAAGCCGTAACCGGCAGCGGTTGCGGCCGCGACGAACGACGGAAATGCCACGCTGATCCCCGCCGTGTTCCTGAGCAGCTGCTCGGTGCTCACGGTCTGGACCTTGGCAACCGAATTCGCCACGGTCATCATCGATTCGATCAACGGGTTCAGCCCATCGGTATACCTGGTAGCCCTGTTGACGACGTCGACCAATTGGGGCGTCACCACGCCACCCGTGATCTCCCCCAGACGGGACAACAGTGCCTGCAGAGTGAAATTGCCTTTCGGCACCGTGCTGATCCGCGTGCCGTTGCGCAGCGGTTGGCCCCCGGCGCCGGGAACCAGATTGATACCGGTCACGCCGAAGTAATTGGCCGGACGGAAGTCGACACCCAGCGCGTCGGTCAGTTGCGCGGTGGGGGTCGACTCCAAATCGGCGTGAAGGCGCACATCACCGCCGGACAGGCTCGATACCGCCGTGACCTTCCCTATGGTGACGCCGTGCATCATCAGCGGGGTGCCCGCGGCCACCCCCTGGCCGACGTACGGCATGTCCATCACCACGGAGATACGATTCGCGGGGCGTTCGCCGAACGGGCCGGCGATGATGATCAACCACACCACGGCCAGACACGAAATGACCGCGAGGCCGATGATGCTCAGCCGTCGCGCCTCGGCTTCCGCCGACATCCGCAATAACAAGGCTGCCCCTACCCCTTGAACACGAACTGTGGACGAAGGCCCCACAGCATGATGGTGGTGGCGAGATCCAGGACCATGATCATGACGAGGCTGGCACGAATGGCCCGACCGGAGGCCTCGCCAACGCCGACCGGTCCTCCGGACGCGAAAAAGCCGTAGTAGCAATGGATCAATGTCACCGCCGCGCAGTAGACGGTCGCTTTCAGCAGTGAGGCCGCAATGTCGGCCGGGGTGAGAAACTCGACGAAGTAGTGATTGTAGGTGCCGCCCGGCTGGTTGTAGAGGACGCGGATCACCATGTCCGACGTCACGAAGCTCACCACCAGGGTCAGCAGGAAGCCGGGTATGACACACATCAATGCGCCGACCACGCGCGTACCGACCACGAACGGGATCGCCCTGAGCCCCATGGCTTCCGTGGCATCGATTTCGTCGGCAATGCGCATGGAGCCGATTTCGGCAGTCATTCGGCAGCCGGCCTGGGAGGCGAAGGCTACCCCGGCGACCAGCGGTGCCATCTCCCGCACATTTCCCCACCCGCCGATGATGCCGGCCAATGCCCCGAGACCGATGAGGTTCAATGTCGCGAAGGCCTCGATGGCGACGATGGCTCCGACCGTGACGCCCAGGACCGCCAGCACGCTGATAACGCCGCCGTCGACGATTATCGAGGCCCGGCCCCAGGCCAGATTGTTCATCACTTGCAGCGTTTCGCGCCGGTAGCGGCGCACGGTGATCGGTAGCAGCCATACCGTTTGAGCGATGAAGGTCGCCCACTGGCCGGCCGAGCGGAACGGCTCGCGCAGGTGCTTGGTTGGCACCAGGCGCAAATTGACCAGCAATTGCGTTGCAGCGGAAGAGTGTTGGGTTGGGGCCGCCACTACGCCACCGCCATGGGGAAAAACATCGTTTGCAATTGAGTGATCGCAAGGTTGACGACGACGATGAAGATGACGTTGAGCACCACCGACGCGTTCACGGCGTCCGCGACGCCACGTGGACCGCCCTTGGCCTCCATGCCCCGTTGCGACGAAATCACCGCGACGATCGCGGCGAAAACGAATCCCTTGCCGAGGGTGAACCAGAGATCGACCATCTTCGCGAACGATCCGAATGACAGCCAAAAGCTTCCGGGCGTGACGCCGTTGACCACCGTCGCGATGACGAAAGCCGCCCCAACCCCCATCGCAATCACGATGACGACCAGGATCGGGGTAATGAGGAGGAGCGCCAGAAAACGCGGTACGACCAGTCGCCGGACCGGGTCGATTCCCAATGTTCGCAGGGCATCGAGTTCCTCACGAATTGCCCTGGCTCCGAAGTCGGATGCGATCGCCGAGGCCGCGGCGCCGCCCATCAACAGGCCCGCCGTGACCGGTGCTCCCTGCCGAAGGACAGCCACGCCGGTCGCCGACCCGACGAGCGAGTTGGCGCCCACTTCGTTGACGAGGCCGGAAAGCTGCACGGCCACCATCGCGCCGAAGGGTATCGCCATGAGCACCGCCGGTAGCGCCGTCACCTTCAGCAATATCCAGGCCTGGACGATGAGTTCGCCGGCTGGCAGCCGCAACGAGAGCGTGTCGGTCACGGCGTATCGCACGACCGAGCCCGCGAGCATCACACCGCGTCCGGTTGTCTCCGCGCTGCGGACCGGAATGGCCAACAGGCGCGAGACCGTCTT
This genomic interval from Mycobacterium sp. SMC-2 contains the following:
- a CDS encoding MlaD family protein, coding for MSRRIWPLAVAAVAATLVSSCAAITVNSLPQPGGSHGDGYDLVIEFANVLNLPERAKVVEDGTTVGVVTRVELKSDHVDVTSRIDAGVSVPSNARATLQQSTVLGDTYVALERPRSGDAPAPTMGIAKRIPLAQTTSPAQLEDTIANLANFVGSGSIQRAQNTIIGINNVTPSKAGEWHTLVSRVATDLSDLSNNIDTVDKWLDGVAGTADVMNRSLPVYQYWFSPAGMLGFDRATQVAGYIGTVLPSIGSIYSGGFWLVPLLNSLGSAVGAIQQSKWDFEGEAPKWRKLFTDDFLPVDKNPAINITSIVGPDGREMIGNTRDVLRILGATP
- a CDS encoding MlaD family protein, producing MTVTASMFRRVLRTGAAALMAAAIMGANTSCGFGDRHDAAFCALMPDTIGLYVGNPVTQMGYPIGKVTSIKPGPTHVRVDFTITEQRPLPDDVKAIIRSPSILSDRSLELVGNYAGGPKLESATCISPDRSLSPKTLSEVIGSADKFLNDINSDGSTNVADTVRGLQRLAHNNGAAANHLLTVSSALLDSPDQAISDIGSIVRNVAQLTTALNEMRGPMKEILLDARTTTGDLATALDGTARLAGPVGIGTLGPLLESVGVLETRLGDETQLTLDTVSLLVRKLSPHANALASLFDAVPGWINTAANHFNAKQFGTFNIAYRPPLFRVRTHDGLALCGAMNAKMPGSCADVNGQPYAVDVALLQYVLQQASHP
- a CDS encoding MlaD family protein; amino-acid sequence: MQPVKLLRSPKLWGVGALAILTVLAITAAAVYISPPGQKTVVFYTDDASSVRRGDDVRIAGITVGKVKDLSIEPSRVKVRASLDQDAFVGDQSQVQVRMLTVVGGYYVNLVSLGDKPLGQKPIPLERVTMPYNLMRTLADATKVTDHVNPKPIRESLDEMQAGLTGTNVDALTAVINAGNALTATIDKQRGQISQILNLSDEYIESLSNYRDKLKELVSKISVLEQTLVLYGKGFGGALKGMGDIADAFLVPYAKFWVNHREEFIQKVREWQDRVRRWADNNSRIVPRLRRIRDKIERVLDAQNARPELLATDLCIPMPGSPC
- a CDS encoding MlaD family protein — its product is MIKPRAALWRFVLSSVLAAVVFILIMNVLRQPVSGQTRSYTAEFADVSGLHIDADVRVRGVRVGKVKAMRLERKAGQSIAEVDLNLDRRYAVVPATRLAIKYQALTGLRYIDVANPSEQPSATTVSDIPLSMTQPSFDITALFNGLQPVLATLSPDDINTFTANAASFLQGDGGGLGQMLDGIRKLTEFVSDRQQVVATLMRNLSAIADTFGGHSKDFVQVLDWLNRPVDAALSVLDEFRKSELYGPVFTSAAVRLLENAGFKPGVADIDDGLDRAITVFDDYTDAFKRVPVMWDNVEPPGQPGTPLPCSRGRAQLPQTMDVLLNGQRVILCNQ
- a CDS encoding MlaD family protein, which gives rise to MSAEAEARRLSIIGLAVISCLAVVWLIIIAGPFGERPANRISVVMDMPYVGQGVAAGTPLMMHGVTIGKVTAVSSLSGGDVRLHADLESTPTAQLTDALGVDFRPANYFGVTGINLVPGAGGQPLRNGTRISTVPKGNFTLQALLSRLGEITGGVVTPQLVDVVNRATRYTDGLNPLIESMMTVANSVAKVQTVSTEQLLRNTAGISVAFPSFVAAATAAGYGFNQGSGFVTSNVSGKDALPGQDMVTVPGEPVTAQYWKQRVVVTLDVMANSFFGALGKLLSSHTRDLLPAVNLVQTLTDTVPGLITPAGIADTLVQLRTRFEKLYGGSPEQRALQVHIVLDQIPGVQGPVAAMGGP
- a CDS encoding MlaE family ABC transporter permease, with amino-acid sequence MVPTKHLREPFRSAGQWATFIAQTVWLLPITVRRYRRETLQVMNNLAWGRASIIVDGGVISVLAVLGVTVGAIVAIEAFATLNLIGLGALAGIIGGWGNVREMAPLVAGVAFASQAGCRMTAEIGSMRIADEIDATEAMGLRAIPFVVGTRVVGALMCVIPGFLLTLVVSFVTSDMVIRVLYNQPGGTYNHYFVEFLTPADIAASLLKATVYCAAVTLIHCYYGFFASGGPVGVGEASGRAIRASLVMIMVLDLATTIMLWGLRPQFVFKG
- a CDS encoding ABC transporter permease, with amino-acid sequence MTTVRALREPAGAETPPDQRGSATAGHTGHDGPTGASATARGLVKTVSRLLAIPVRSAETTGRGVMLAGSVVRYAVTDTLSLRLPAGELIVQAWILLKVTALPAVLMAIPFGAMVAVQLSGLVNEVGANSLVGSATGVAVLRQGAPVTAGLLMGGAAASAIASDFGARAIREELDALRTLGIDPVRRLVVPRFLALLLITPILVVIVIAMGVGAAFVIATVVNGVTPGSFWLSFGSFAKMVDLWFTLGKGFVFAAIVAVISSQRGMEAKGGPRGVADAVNASVVLNVIFIVVVNLAITQLQTMFFPMAVA